Proteins co-encoded in one Opitutus terrae PB90-1 genomic window:
- the ychF gene encoding redox-regulated ATPase YchF, producing the protein MLKAGIVGLPNVGKSTLFNALTRSRKAEAANYPFCTIDPNVGVVTVPDDRLEPLSKISKTSVTVPAAIEFVDIAGLVAGASKGEGLGNQFLANIREVDAVVQVVRCFEDPDVVHTMGGIDPVRDIEVITTELVLADLDAVAKRIEKAQKKARGGDKEGIAELALLEKLQPHLNAGKTANLLPATPEETALMKLFQLLTAKPVLFACNVAESDLATAEQNPFVRKVADYVAHHHDAAYVPISAKIEAELIDLPPDEAKAFLRDLGVEDSGVSSLIRATYDLLGLQTYFTAGEKEVRAWTIKKGWKAPQAAGVIHTDFERGFIKAEIVSYADLARLGSVAAAREAGKYRLEGKDYVFQEGDVALFRFNV; encoded by the coding sequence ATGCTCAAAGCTGGTATCGTCGGTCTGCCCAACGTGGGCAAATCCACCCTGTTCAACGCCCTCACCCGCTCGCGCAAGGCGGAGGCGGCCAACTACCCCTTTTGCACCATCGACCCGAACGTCGGCGTCGTCACCGTGCCCGACGATCGCCTGGAGCCGCTCTCGAAAATCTCCAAAACGAGTGTGACCGTCCCCGCGGCCATCGAGTTCGTCGACATCGCCGGACTCGTCGCCGGCGCCAGCAAGGGCGAAGGGCTGGGCAACCAGTTCCTCGCGAACATCCGCGAGGTCGACGCCGTGGTGCAGGTCGTCCGCTGCTTCGAGGATCCCGACGTGGTGCACACGATGGGCGGCATCGATCCCGTCCGCGATATCGAGGTGATCACGACCGAGCTCGTGCTCGCCGACCTCGACGCGGTCGCCAAGCGGATCGAAAAAGCCCAGAAAAAGGCGCGCGGCGGCGACAAGGAGGGCATCGCCGAGCTCGCACTGCTCGAAAAACTCCAGCCGCATCTCAATGCCGGCAAGACCGCCAACTTGCTCCCCGCCACGCCCGAGGAGACCGCGTTGATGAAGCTCTTCCAGCTCCTCACCGCCAAGCCCGTCCTCTTCGCCTGCAACGTCGCCGAGAGCGACCTTGCCACGGCCGAGCAAAATCCGTTTGTCCGCAAGGTCGCCGACTACGTGGCCCACCACCACGACGCCGCCTATGTGCCGATCAGTGCGAAGATCGAGGCCGAGCTGATCGACCTGCCGCCGGACGAAGCGAAGGCCTTCCTGCGGGATCTCGGCGTCGAAGACTCCGGCGTTTCGTCCTTGATCCGCGCGACCTACGATCTGTTGGGTCTGCAGACTTACTTCACCGCCGGTGAAAAGGAAGTCCGCGCGTGGACGATCAAGAAAGGCTGGAAGGCGCCGCAGGCCGCCGGCGTGATCCACACCGATTTCGAGCGGGGATTCATCAAGGCCGAGATCGTCTCCTACGCCGACCTCGCGCGGCTGGGCAGCGTCGCGGCCGCGCGCGAAGCCGGCAAATACCGGCTCGAAGGCAAGGACTACGTTTTCCAGGAAGGCGACGTCGCACTGTTCCGGTTCAACGTCTAG
- a CDS encoding DUF456 domain-containing protein has protein sequence MLEIATWTLTVLLMLTGLAGVVVPILPGTTLILIGVIVHRLILPADVSWLVIGFIAIFWLLSVIADIAGVIIGTRWFGGSKWGMAGASGGALVGVFFSLPALILGTIFGAMAAEKLLAKKTGSQSLKAGLGAATGFVISTVARLGCAVVMIALFLIAALQRG, from the coding sequence ATGCTCGAAATTGCGACTTGGACGCTCACCGTGCTGCTGATGCTGACCGGGCTGGCCGGCGTGGTGGTGCCGATTCTGCCCGGCACGACGCTGATCTTGATCGGCGTGATCGTTCACCGGCTGATCCTCCCGGCGGACGTGTCCTGGCTGGTGATCGGCTTCATCGCGATATTCTGGCTCTTGTCGGTGATCGCGGACATCGCGGGAGTGATCATCGGCACGCGCTGGTTTGGCGGGAGCAAGTGGGGGATGGCCGGCGCGAGCGGCGGCGCGCTGGTGGGCGTGTTCTTTTCGCTGCCGGCGCTGATTTTGGGCACCATCTTTGGCGCGATGGCCGCGGAAAAGCTGCTGGCGAAAAAAACAGGCAGTCAGTCGTTGAAAGCGGGGCTCGGCGCGGCGACGGGATTCGTGATCTCGACCGTCGCGCGACTGGGCTGTGCGGTGGTGATGATTGCACTGTTTCTGATCGCGGCGCTGCAACGTGGCTGA
- the rpsP gene encoding 30S ribosomal protein S16 has protein sequence MALKIRLTKVGSVHQPLYRVVVAEARSRRDGDAVENLGTYTPKSKGSPIKLNMERVDYWLSKGALPTNTMHAMIKKARRSAAAQAEAAPAASA, from the coding sequence ATGGCTCTCAAAATCCGTCTCACCAAGGTTGGCTCCGTGCATCAGCCGCTCTATCGCGTCGTCGTCGCCGAAGCCCGTTCGCGTCGCGATGGCGATGCCGTCGAAAACCTCGGCACCTACACGCCCAAGAGCAAGGGCAGTCCGATCAAACTCAACATGGAGCGGGTCGACTACTGGCTGAGCAAGGGCGCGCTGCCCACCAACACGATGCACGCCATGATCAAGAAGGCGCGCCGCAGCGCTGCCGCCCAAGCCGAGGCCGCCCCGGCCGCGAGCGCCTGA